A region of Paraburkholderia sp. BL23I1N1 DNA encodes the following proteins:
- a CDS encoding acyl-CoA dehydrogenase family protein, with the protein MSEITAQPAPGSSNIPDSRGINFFSSDPDFARLIKLHLGDALYQELESQLVSLGQRASDELDVWALSADKNPPQLRHRTRRGEALQSIDKHPDYVALERVAYTELGLASMSHDTGEGKKTPPPLVKYALTFLFVQAEFGLCCPVSMTDSLTRTLRKFGAPELAARFLPMLASRDFDTLFQGAMFMTEQAAGSDVARIATRAARETGVNGEEAWRLYGDKWFCSNADADLAMVLARVDNAPAGINGLGLFLLPKTLPDGSRNSYRIVRLKDKLGSRSMASGEIVLEGAVAYLIGEVGRGFHQMADMINMSRLSNGVRAAGLMRRALTEALHIAHNREAFGRKLIDMPLMQRQLLKMMLPAEQARSMFMQIALLLEKAEAGDRQAAKCVRILTPLIKFRACRDARRVTGDAMEVRGGTGYIEEWSDARLVRDAHLGSIWEGTSNIVALDIARAAKRDGALEPLRMYLQDMLGAAGLPTESLNVLRSTLTRACDALASVAECGRDESVRQAGTGLYHASTAVLMACEGARLAPDFRRLALSHLVLRHKLLPVDPLDVQTSPDDSDVIEALVNARNVTLGQALQLLPAGSGQ; encoded by the coding sequence ATGAGCGAAATCACCGCGCAGCCGGCACCCGGCTCGTCCAATATTCCCGACAGCCGGGGCATCAACTTCTTCAGCAGCGACCCCGACTTTGCCCGTCTGATCAAACTGCATCTCGGCGATGCGCTGTATCAGGAACTTGAAAGTCAACTCGTTTCGCTAGGCCAGCGGGCGTCCGATGAACTCGACGTCTGGGCGTTGTCCGCCGACAAGAATCCGCCGCAATTGCGCCATCGCACGCGGCGCGGCGAAGCGCTGCAAAGCATCGACAAGCATCCAGATTACGTCGCGCTCGAACGCGTGGCCTACACGGAATTGGGCCTGGCGTCGATGAGCCACGACACCGGCGAAGGCAAAAAGACACCGCCGCCGCTGGTTAAATACGCGTTGACGTTCCTGTTCGTGCAAGCGGAATTTGGCCTGTGCTGCCCCGTCAGCATGACCGATTCGCTCACGCGTACGCTGCGCAAATTCGGCGCACCCGAATTGGCCGCACGATTTCTGCCGATGCTGGCGTCGCGCGATTTCGACACGCTTTTTCAGGGCGCGATGTTCATGACCGAACAGGCGGCGGGCTCGGATGTTGCCCGTATCGCGACGCGTGCAGCGCGCGAAACCGGCGTGAACGGTGAAGAAGCATGGCGTCTGTACGGCGACAAGTGGTTCTGCTCGAACGCCGACGCCGATCTCGCAATGGTGCTCGCGCGCGTGGACAATGCGCCGGCCGGCATCAACGGCCTTGGGCTGTTCCTGCTGCCGAAGACCTTGCCGGACGGTTCGCGCAACAGCTATCGGATCGTGCGTCTGAAGGACAAGCTCGGCAGCCGCTCGATGGCGAGCGGCGAGATCGTTCTGGAAGGGGCCGTGGCGTATTTGATCGGCGAAGTGGGGCGCGGCTTCCACCAGATGGCCGACATGATCAACATGTCGCGTCTGTCGAACGGCGTGCGTGCGGCGGGCTTGATGCGCCGCGCCCTGACCGAGGCGCTGCACATCGCGCACAATCGCGAAGCTTTCGGCCGCAAGCTGATCGATATGCCGCTGATGCAGCGCCAATTGCTCAAGATGATGCTGCCCGCGGAGCAGGCTCGTTCGATGTTCATGCAGATCGCGTTGCTGCTCGAAAAGGCCGAGGCCGGTGATCGGCAGGCGGCGAAATGCGTGCGCATTCTCACACCGTTGATCAAGTTCCGCGCGTGCCGCGATGCCCGCCGCGTGACCGGCGACGCGATGGAAGTGCGTGGCGGTACCGGTTACATTGAAGAATGGAGCGATGCGCGTCTCGTGCGCGACGCGCATCTCGGTTCGATCTGGGAAGGCACCAGCAACATCGTCGCGCTCGACATCGCGCGCGCGGCCAAACGGGACGGCGCGCTCGAACCGCTGCGCATGTATCTGCAGGATATGCTCGGCGCGGCGGGATTGCCAACTGAGAGCCTCAACGTGCTTCGCTCGACGTTGACGCGAGCTTGCGATGCCTTGGCGAGCGTCGCCGAGTGCGGACGCGATGAATCGGTCCGGCAGGCAGGAACGGGCCTGTATCACGCGAGCACGGCTGTCCTCATGGCCTGCGAAGGCGCGCGCCTCGCGCCGGATTTCCGGCGTCTCGCGCTGAGTCATCTGGTATTGCGGCACAAGCTGTTGCCGGTCGATCCGCTCGATGTGCAGACGTCTCCGGATGACAGCGATGTCATCGAGGCGCTGGTCAATGCCCGCAACGTGACACTCGGCCAGGCGCTGCAATTGCTGCCGGCGGGGAGTGGGCAATGA
- a CDS encoding LysR family transcriptional regulator produces MDLKQLRYFVAVAEELHFGRAAKRLFISQPALSFDIRKFEDQLGVQLLARTNKTVALTNAGQVLLGEARRLLLQAGEAERITVRSAHGLAGRLRIGFVNSMLYRGMPQAVRRFEADYPGVEIVLKEMNTSEQVHAIQRMQIDMGCAHWGNFPSDVISTPIFSEPFLCCLPVDHPLARKRKVDLRALAQEPFILFPRTVSPHYHDLIIAQCVGAGFSPLIRHEARLWQTVVTMVGFGMGVALVPFTLRQVQDPRVCFLPLQGETLLSQVLLLRREGDSEPVADRFVEYLRCGK; encoded by the coding sequence GTGGACCTGAAGCAATTGCGCTATTTCGTGGCGGTCGCCGAGGAACTTCATTTCGGCCGCGCGGCCAAGCGGCTGTTCATTTCGCAGCCGGCGCTCAGTTTCGACATCCGCAAATTCGAAGACCAGTTGGGGGTGCAACTGCTCGCGCGCACCAACAAAACAGTTGCGTTGACGAACGCGGGGCAAGTGCTGCTTGGCGAGGCGCGCCGCTTGCTGTTGCAGGCTGGCGAGGCCGAACGCATCACCGTTCGATCGGCGCACGGGCTCGCTGGCCGATTGCGGATCGGCTTCGTGAATTCGATGTTGTACCGTGGTATGCCACAGGCGGTGAGACGCTTCGAGGCTGACTACCCGGGCGTCGAGATCGTCCTGAAGGAGATGAACACCAGCGAACAGGTGCACGCGATCCAGCGGATGCAGATCGACATGGGGTGCGCGCATTGGGGCAATTTCCCGTCGGATGTGATTTCCACGCCGATTTTTTCCGAGCCGTTTCTGTGCTGCTTACCGGTTGATCATCCGCTGGCGCGAAAGCGCAAGGTCGATCTGCGGGCGTTGGCGCAGGAGCCGTTTATTCTTTTTCCGCGCACGGTGTCGCCGCACTATCACGATTTGATCATCGCTCAGTGTGTCGGGGCCGGTTTTAGTCCTTTGATTCGTCATGAGGCGCGGTTGTGGCAAACCGTTGTAACGATGGTCGGGTTTGGGATGGGGGTGGCGTTGGTGCCTTTTACCTTACGGCAGGTGCAGGATCCGCGGGTTTGCTTTTTGCCCTTGCAGGGCGAGACGCTTTTGTCGCAGGTTTTGCTATTGCGCAGAGAGGGCGACTCGGAGCCTGTCGCGGATCGGTTTGTTGAGTATCTTAGATGTGGGAAGTGA
- a CDS encoding single-stranded DNA-binding protein yields MIDGLVGGRLYGEAQIRTGQNGKRFVTCKVRATTNDGDTIFVNVIAFDDEVQAALLALSDADSVALSGALTPKVWTDKNGLVKPAVDMVAYKVLVGYRGES; encoded by the coding sequence ATGATCGATGGACTGGTGGGCGGGCGCCTGTATGGCGAAGCGCAGATCCGCACGGGACAGAATGGCAAGCGCTTTGTGACCTGCAAGGTTCGGGCGACCACCAATGATGGCGATACGATTTTCGTCAACGTGATCGCGTTTGATGATGAGGTGCAGGCTGCGCTGCTGGCGCTGAGTGATGCGGATAGTGTCGCGTTGAGTGGGGCGTTGACGCCCAAGGTTTGGACTGACAAGAATGGGTTGGTTAAGCCTGCGGTGGATATGGTGGCGTATAAGGTGCTGGTGGGGTATCGGGGGGAAAGTTAA
- a CDS encoding LysR family transcriptional regulator: MLSEDELALLEAIRETGSLSRAAARLGKAPSTISHAARQLETRFDALLFDRRRYRLQLTPAGQMLADEAARLMLDMSRMTQRVRQIASGWEDRLWVVTDEIIEFELLMPVVRTFDALDSGVKLRFTHEVLSGTWEVLRDGRADLIVGATNEPPAIPGLRWFELGVMEWVFAVSPRHPLAGVEGPLGRERIREHRSVVVADSSRATAGRAYGVIGGQASLAVPSMRAKILAQRDGLGVGWLPRQRVASLLKKGELVEKATADPREPNVLYVAWRGDHEGRALQWWLEQLRQPRLAKRLVRGVDMVIGA; encoded by the coding sequence ATGTTGTCAGAAGACGAACTGGCCTTGCTCGAAGCGATTCGCGAAACTGGCAGCCTGTCACGCGCAGCGGCGCGGCTGGGCAAGGCGCCGTCGACGATCTCGCATGCCGCGCGGCAACTGGAGACGCGATTCGACGCGTTGCTGTTCGACCGTCGCCGCTACCGGTTGCAACTGACGCCTGCCGGCCAGATGCTTGCTGACGAAGCGGCGCGTCTGATGCTCGACATGTCGCGTATGACACAGCGTGTGCGGCAGATTGCGAGCGGCTGGGAGGATCGCCTCTGGGTGGTCACGGACGAGATTATCGAATTCGAACTGCTGATGCCGGTGGTGCGCACGTTCGATGCGCTCGACTCCGGCGTCAAACTACGCTTCACGCACGAGGTGTTGAGCGGGACATGGGAGGTGTTGCGCGACGGCCGCGCGGATCTGATCGTCGGCGCGACCAACGAGCCGCCGGCGATTCCTGGCTTGCGCTGGTTCGAGTTGGGCGTGATGGAGTGGGTGTTTGCTGTCTCGCCGCGCCATCCGCTTGCGGGTGTCGAAGGGCCGCTTGGGCGCGAGCGCATCCGTGAGCACCGTTCGGTAGTGGTGGCCGATTCGTCACGCGCGACGGCGGGGCGTGCGTATGGTGTGATTGGCGGGCAGGCATCGCTGGCCGTGCCGTCCATGCGGGCGAAGATTCTTGCGCAGCGCGATGGCTTGGGGGTGGGCTGGTTACCGCGTCAGCGCGTGGCTTCGTTGCTGAAGAAGGGCGAACTGGTGGAGAAGGCCACAGCCGATCCGCGCGAGCCGAATGTGCTGTATGTCGCGTGGCGCGGCGATCATGAGGGACGCGCGTTGCAGTGGTGGCTTGAACAATTGCGGCAGCCGCGGTTAGCGAAGCGTCTCGTGCGCGGTGTGGATATGGTGATTGGCGCGTAG
- a CDS encoding LysR family transcriptional regulator: MDRFEEMRVFIRIAERQSFTRASDDLQIPRATVTNLMKRMEQRLGARLLERTTRSVRLTHDGEAYYRRCVRLIADMEEAEGSFSNIAPKGLLRVNLQGTLARHFVVPALPAFLTRFPDIELTIGEDDRLVDLVREGIDCVLRAGNLQDSSMVGRRVAQLPQVTVASPAYLEAYGEPDDPAALSTHRAVNYLSSATGKPVPLEFRVDGRDTALYLPSTVSVTGADLYTGSAVAGLGIVQVPQYRVADELASGRLKIILADFPPPPMPVSVLYPQNRQLSSRVRVFAQWLRDIFEAAGA; encoded by the coding sequence ATGGATCGTTTCGAGGAAATGCGGGTGTTCATCCGGATCGCCGAGCGGCAGAGTTTCACGCGCGCTTCGGACGACCTGCAGATTCCGCGCGCCACTGTCACCAACCTGATGAAGCGCATGGAGCAGCGGCTCGGCGCGCGGCTTCTCGAGCGCACCACGCGCTCGGTACGCCTCACGCACGACGGCGAGGCGTACTACCGTCGCTGCGTGCGGCTGATCGCCGACATGGAGGAGGCGGAGGGCTCGTTTTCCAACATTGCGCCGAAGGGCCTGTTGCGCGTGAATTTGCAGGGGACGTTGGCGCGGCACTTCGTCGTGCCGGCGTTACCGGCGTTTCTCACGCGTTTTCCCGACATCGAACTGACGATCGGCGAGGACGACCGGCTGGTCGATCTGGTGCGGGAGGGGATCGATTGCGTGCTGCGGGCGGGCAATCTGCAGGATTCGTCGATGGTGGGGCGGCGCGTTGCGCAGTTACCGCAAGTGACGGTGGCGAGTCCGGCCTATCTGGAGGCGTATGGCGAGCCGGACGATCCGGCGGCTCTGTCCACGCATCGTGCGGTCAATTATCTGTCCAGCGCGACCGGCAAGCCCGTGCCGCTCGAATTCAGGGTCGACGGCCGCGATACGGCCCTGTACCTGCCGTCGACGGTGTCGGTGACAGGCGCCGATCTCTACACGGGCTCGGCGGTGGCCGGCCTCGGCATCGTACAAGTGCCGCAATACCGTGTGGCGGATGAACTGGCGTCCGGGCGGTTGAAGATCATCCTCGCGGACTTCCCGCCGCCGCCGATGCCGGTTTCGGTGCTGTATCCGCAGAATCGCCAGTTGTCGTCGCGTGTGCGTGTGTTTGCGCAATGGTTGCGCGACATTTTCGAAGCGGCTGGGGCGTAG
- a CDS encoding SDR family oxidoreductase gives MNTIKNAQVAIVTGASRGIGAAIAQRLAKDGFAVAVNYASNSTEADALVAELTAAGTKAIAVKADVSNADDVRRMFESTEQQLGKVDVLVNNAGVLKTVPLADTSDALYDQTFDINVRGTFNTLREAAARMNDGGRIVNFSSTTLALNMPGYAIYNGTKAAVEAFTHVFAKELRGRNITVNAVAPGPIATSLFLDGKTEEQIQTFAKMPPLQRLGQPDDIASVVSFLAGPDAGWVNGQILRANGGVA, from the coding sequence ATGAACACGATCAAAAACGCTCAAGTCGCCATCGTTACCGGCGCATCCCGTGGCATCGGCGCAGCCATTGCGCAACGCCTCGCCAAGGACGGCTTCGCGGTTGCCGTCAACTACGCGTCGAATTCGACGGAGGCCGATGCGCTCGTCGCGGAACTCACGGCGGCGGGCACGAAGGCCATCGCCGTGAAGGCCGACGTGTCGAACGCCGACGACGTGCGTCGCATGTTCGAGAGCACCGAACAGCAACTCGGCAAAGTGGACGTACTAGTCAACAACGCCGGCGTGCTCAAGACAGTGCCGCTCGCCGACACCAGCGACGCGCTGTACGACCAGACCTTCGACATCAACGTGCGCGGCACCTTCAACACTCTGCGCGAAGCAGCCGCACGGATGAACGACGGCGGACGCATCGTCAACTTCTCGAGCACGACGCTGGCGCTGAACATGCCGGGCTACGCGATCTACAACGGCACCAAGGCCGCCGTCGAAGCCTTCACGCATGTGTTCGCCAAGGAATTGCGCGGCCGCAACATCACCGTCAATGCGGTTGCGCCGGGTCCGATCGCAACCTCCTTGTTCCTCGATGGCAAGACCGAAGAACAGATCCAGACTTTCGCCAAGATGCCCCCGCTGCAACGTCTCGGCCAGCCGGACGACATCGCCTCGGTGGTGTCCTTCCTCGCCGGCCCGGATGCAGGCTGGGTCAACGGTCAAATCCTGCGCGCCAACGGCGGCGTGGCTTAA
- a CDS encoding aldo/keto reductase, translating into MEYRYLGASGFKVPALSFGTATFGGKGEFFQAWGATDVAEARRLIDICFDEGVTMFDSADIYSSGASESVLGEALKGKRDKAIISSKATFRFDDGPNNVGSSRFHLIQAVDAALKRLQTDYIDLFQLHGFDAKTPVAEVMSTLDDLVRAGKIRYTGVSNFSGWHLMKSQDTADRYGYPRYVANQTYYSLIGRDYEWELMPLGVDQGVGAVVWSPLGWGRLTGKIKRGQPLPESSRLHKTADMGPPVPDEYLFRVLDAIDEIAVETGKTVPQIALNWLLQRPTVSTVLIGARNEEQLRQNLGAVGWNLTPEQMAKLDAASAVRPVYPYWHQEGFAERNPGAV; encoded by the coding sequence ATGGAATACAGATATCTGGGCGCATCCGGTTTCAAGGTGCCGGCACTGAGTTTCGGCACGGCTACGTTTGGCGGCAAGGGCGAATTTTTTCAAGCGTGGGGTGCCACCGATGTGGCCGAAGCACGTCGTCTGATCGACATCTGTTTCGATGAGGGCGTCACGATGTTCGACAGCGCGGACATCTATTCGAGCGGTGCTTCCGAGTCGGTGCTCGGCGAAGCGCTCAAGGGCAAGCGCGACAAAGCGATCATCTCGAGCAAGGCGACCTTCCGTTTCGACGACGGTCCGAACAATGTCGGCTCGTCACGTTTTCATCTGATCCAGGCGGTGGACGCGGCGCTCAAACGTCTGCAAACCGATTACATCGACCTGTTCCAGTTGCACGGTTTCGACGCAAAGACACCGGTTGCCGAAGTGATGTCGACGCTCGACGATCTCGTGCGCGCCGGCAAGATTCGCTATACCGGAGTGTCGAATTTCTCCGGCTGGCATCTGATGAAATCGCAGGACACCGCGGATCGTTACGGCTATCCGCGCTATGTCGCGAATCAGACTTACTATTCGCTGATCGGCCGCGATTACGAGTGGGAGTTGATGCCGCTCGGCGTCGACCAGGGCGTGGGGGCGGTGGTGTGGAGTCCGCTCGGCTGGGGGCGTCTCACCGGCAAGATCAAGCGCGGTCAACCGCTGCCGGAATCGAGCCGTCTGCATAAAACTGCCGACATGGGGCCACCGGTGCCGGACGAGTATCTGTTCCGCGTGCTCGACGCCATCGACGAGATTGCGGTCGAAACCGGCAAGACGGTGCCGCAAATCGCGCTGAACTGGCTGCTGCAACGGCCTACCGTATCGACGGTGCTGATCGGCGCGCGCAATGAAGAGCAGTTGCGGCAGAACCTCGGCGCGGTGGGCTGGAATCTGACGCCCGAACAGATGGCGAAACTCGACGCTGCCAGCGCTGTGCGTCCCGTGTATCCGTATTGGCATCAGGAAGGATTTGCGGAGCGTAATCCGGGCGCGGTTTAA
- a CDS encoding tetratricopeptide repeat protein: MGKPSNLPQQLEHMLQQAVALQRNGAFAEAEELYREILELKPRHFEALQLLGSLALQTGRVQEGIEFIKKALAVNAKLAPLHSNLAYALNALHRFDEALASADRALALQPKFPDALNNRGNAQAGLNMPLEALGSFDRALALMPDFVQAWNNRACVLRDLDRPGDALASCVHALALQPNYPDAWSNRGNAFSDLNQPHDARQSYQRALELAPAFADAWNNLGLTQIDLDEHAHALQSYERALAVNPTAAETHWNRSLCLLQLGQLEAGWKEYEWRWERSRIKAGMHTFAQPLWLGDFSIEGKTILLHAEQGLGDTLQFCRYAGMVSKLGAKVVLEVPRELMRLMSTLDGVDQLIEAGHALPPFDCHCPLLSLPLAFRTDLTNIPSTTPYLFAEPQATREWHERIAAQVDGRLKVGLVWAGGNRPHVAELRKNDARRSITFERLAPILDVPNVRFFSLQKGPAAQQLLRGEAAASVVDYTEELEDFADTAALVANLDLVISVDTSTAHLAGALNKPVWILNRFDTCWRWMLERTDTPWYAQARLFRQPALGDWESVIQSARDTLAALSAAAAGKPAAQ; the protein is encoded by the coding sequence ATGGGCAAGCCTTCCAATCTCCCGCAACAGTTGGAGCATATGCTTCAGCAAGCCGTCGCGCTTCAGCGTAACGGCGCATTCGCCGAAGCCGAAGAACTCTACCGCGAGATTCTTGAACTCAAGCCGCGCCATTTCGAGGCGCTGCAATTGTTGGGTTCGCTCGCGCTGCAAACAGGTCGTGTACAAGAGGGCATCGAGTTCATCAAGAAGGCGCTCGCCGTCAACGCGAAACTGGCGCCGCTTCATTCGAATCTCGCCTATGCGCTCAATGCCTTGCACCGTTTCGACGAAGCACTTGCGAGTGCCGATCGCGCGCTCGCATTGCAGCCCAAATTTCCGGACGCACTGAACAATCGCGGCAACGCGCAAGCCGGTCTGAACATGCCGCTCGAAGCACTCGGCAGTTTTGATCGCGCGCTCGCCTTGATGCCGGACTTCGTGCAAGCCTGGAACAATCGCGCCTGCGTGTTGCGCGATCTGGACCGTCCCGGCGATGCGCTCGCAAGCTGCGTTCATGCGCTCGCCTTGCAGCCGAACTATCCCGACGCATGGAGCAATCGCGGTAATGCGTTTAGCGATCTGAACCAGCCGCACGACGCGCGGCAAAGCTATCAACGCGCGCTCGAACTTGCCCCTGCGTTTGCCGATGCCTGGAACAACCTCGGCCTGACCCAGATCGATCTCGATGAGCACGCGCACGCGTTGCAGAGCTATGAGCGTGCGTTGGCCGTGAATCCCACTGCTGCCGAGACGCATTGGAACCGGTCGTTGTGTCTGCTGCAACTGGGACAGCTGGAAGCGGGGTGGAAGGAATACGAATGGCGCTGGGAGCGTAGCCGGATCAAGGCAGGCATGCACACTTTTGCGCAACCGCTTTGGCTGGGCGATTTTTCAATTGAAGGCAAAACGATCCTGCTGCATGCAGAGCAAGGTCTCGGCGACACGCTGCAGTTTTGCCGCTATGCCGGGATGGTGTCGAAGCTCGGCGCAAAAGTCGTACTGGAAGTACCGCGCGAGCTGATGCGGCTCATGTCCACGCTCGACGGTGTGGATCAGCTGATCGAAGCGGGGCACGCACTGCCGCCGTTCGATTGCCACTGCCCGTTACTGAGCCTGCCGCTCGCGTTTAGGACCGATCTCACGAATATCCCGTCAACGACGCCTTATCTGTTCGCCGAGCCGCAAGCAACGCGCGAGTGGCACGAGCGTATCGCTGCACAGGTGGATGGGCGCTTGAAGGTCGGACTCGTCTGGGCCGGCGGGAATCGGCCGCATGTCGCCGAACTCCGCAAGAACGACGCGCGCCGTTCGATTACATTCGAACGGCTTGCACCGATTCTCGACGTACCGAACGTGCGGTTTTTCAGCCTGCAAAAAGGGCCGGCTGCGCAGCAACTGCTTCGCGGTGAGGCGGCCGCGAGCGTCGTCGATTACACGGAAGAACTCGAAGATTTCGCCGACACGGCCGCGCTGGTTGCGAACCTCGACCTGGTGATATCGGTGGACACGTCCACCGCGCATCTGGCCGGCGCGCTGAACAAGCCGGTCTGGATTCTGAACCGCTTCGACACATGCTGGCGCTGGATGCTGGAACGCACCGATACGCCCTGGTATGCGCAGGCGAGGCTATTCCGGCAGCCGGCGCTAGGCGATTGGGAAAGTGTGATTCAAAGTGCACGCGACACGTTGGCCGCGTTGAGCGCCGCAGCCGCAGGAAAACCTGCGGCACAGTGA
- a CDS encoding DUF4142 domain-containing protein, producing MIRLPLASLTSACVASLMVVATAANAQTAPAAPDAGRLHAADQAFIADATKAVATQRDAARIATSRSTDRDVKAFAERVSNDNAKISDALRAASPRGVDVPKNDPDTAVLANINNLRGADFDKTYIEQVALVGEQKALSAFQAEIASGRDEQLKDAAKKALPTIQEHYAMAQDLAKRKHLTAQ from the coding sequence ATGATTCGCTTGCCTCTCGCCTCCCTCACCAGCGCCTGCGTGGCCAGCCTCATGGTCGTCGCTACCGCAGCCAACGCACAGACCGCGCCGGCAGCGCCGGACGCAGGTCGTCTTCATGCCGCCGACCAGGCTTTCATTGCCGACGCGACCAAGGCTGTCGCCACGCAGCGCGATGCCGCACGCATCGCCACCTCGCGCTCCACCGACCGGGACGTGAAGGCATTCGCCGAGCGCGTGTCGAACGACAACGCGAAAATCTCGGACGCGCTGCGCGCCGCGAGCCCGCGTGGCGTCGACGTCCCGAAGAACGATCCGGACACTGCGGTGCTCGCGAACATCAATAACCTGCGCGGCGCCGACTTCGACAAGACCTATATCGAGCAGGTCGCGCTCGTCGGCGAACAGAAAGCGCTGTCGGCTTTCCAGGCGGAAATCGCCTCGGGTCGCGACGAGCAATTGAAGGACGCCGCGAAAAAGGCACTGCCGACCATCCAGGAGCACTACGCGATGGCCCAGGATCTCGCCAAGCGTAAGCATCTGACGGCCCAGTAA
- a CDS encoding chemotaxis protein, which translates to MAVDHRANDERSNLTSSNKFELLLYRLGSVPGSDAHELYGINVFKVREISTMPPVTPIAGSSPYVMGAVDIRGQIIPVIDLPRLMGCEPTRGLNILLVTEFARSTQAFAVEEVDDIVRLEWNQVLSAEGAAGGNLVTSIARIDGNTGDSRLAQVIDVEQVLRDVFPSQHPSVDPTSVGEALGIRRGAKILAADDSGFARKLIEQALSAIGADYVMTKTGEEAWNTLQQVAREAQATGARVKDSIALVLTDLEMPEMDGFMLTRQIKADERTRDIPVIIHSSLTGAANEAHVKNAGANGYVAKFAASELADAIRNALGGVPAVEGVVG; encoded by the coding sequence ATGGCAGTCGATCACCGCGCGAACGACGAACGCAGCAACCTGACGAGTTCCAACAAATTCGAGTTGTTGCTGTATCGGCTGGGATCTGTTCCTGGCAGCGACGCGCATGAGCTTTACGGCATCAATGTCTTCAAGGTGCGTGAAATCTCGACGATGCCGCCGGTGACGCCGATTGCGGGTTCGTCGCCGTACGTGATGGGCGCGGTGGACATTCGCGGGCAGATTATTCCGGTGATCGATTTGCCGCGCCTGATGGGTTGCGAGCCGACGCGCGGATTGAACATCTTGCTGGTGACGGAATTCGCGCGTTCGACGCAGGCTTTTGCGGTGGAGGAAGTGGATGACATCGTGCGGCTCGAATGGAATCAGGTGTTATCCGCCGAGGGCGCGGCTGGTGGCAATCTGGTGACGAGCATTGCGCGTATCGACGGCAACACGGGCGACTCGCGGCTCGCGCAGGTGATCGATGTGGAGCAGGTGTTGCGCGATGTGTTTCCGTCGCAGCATCCGAGTGTGGATCCGACCTCTGTGGGTGAGGCGTTGGGCATTCGCCGTGGTGCCAAGATTCTTGCTGCGGACGATTCAGGTTTTGCGCGCAAGCTGATTGAGCAGGCTTTGAGCGCGATCGGCGCGGATTACGTGATGACCAAGACTGGCGAGGAGGCTTGGAATACCTTGCAGCAGGTCGCGCGTGAAGCGCAGGCTACCGGCGCGCGGGTGAAGGACAGTATTGCGCTGGTGTTGACCGATCTCGAGATGCCGGAGATGGATGGGTTTATGTTGACCCGTCAGATCAAGGCTGATGAGCGGACCCGGGATATTCCGGTGATTATTCATTCGTCTTTGACTGGCGCTGCTAATGAGGCGCATGTTAAGAACGCCGGGGCGAATGGGTATGTGGCGAAGTTTGCAGCTTCTGAGCTGGCTGATGCTATTCGGAATGCGCTTGGGGGGGTGCCTGCGGTGGAGGGGGTAGTTGGTTGA
- a CDS encoding LysR family transcriptional regulator — MNPTELFALLPDMAVFARVVDAGNFSVAARQLGSTPSTVSRQIKRLEDALATRLLERSTRTVRVTESGAQVARFCRDMVSAASGAVDAAGQLAGRPQGKVRVSAPTAFAKTVIHPLIPGFLRAYDEVDLQLLFTDHDVDPLADDVDLVIRLTEHPPQGLAGRRLGTVRWVLGASPAYLRERGTPAQPRDLLKHDCIYLGETADDNRWRFRRGMETQTVDVKGRYIANHAGARLEAAQQDFGIANLPEFAAADALLSGELVRVLPDWNLEARAYVGSMWLLYPPNRFLPPKVRVLIDYLNEHIDKAA; from the coding sequence ATGAACCCAACTGAGCTTTTCGCCTTGCTGCCGGACATGGCGGTTTTCGCGCGCGTTGTCGATGCCGGCAATTTTTCGGTGGCCGCGCGTCAGCTCGGCAGTACGCCGTCTACGGTCAGCCGTCAGATCAAGCGCCTCGAGGACGCCTTGGCGACACGCCTGCTCGAACGGTCCACGCGCACGGTGCGTGTGACGGAATCGGGGGCCCAGGTGGCGCGGTTCTGCCGCGACATGGTGAGCGCCGCGTCCGGCGCGGTGGATGCCGCCGGGCAACTGGCCGGGAGACCGCAAGGCAAGGTGCGCGTGAGCGCGCCGACCGCGTTCGCGAAGACGGTGATTCACCCATTGATCCCCGGCTTTCTGCGCGCCTACGACGAAGTCGATCTGCAACTGCTTTTCACCGACCACGACGTCGACCCGCTCGCCGACGATGTCGATCTGGTGATTCGTCTGACCGAGCATCCACCGCAAGGCCTCGCGGGACGCAGGCTGGGTACGGTGCGGTGGGTCCTTGGGGCATCGCCGGCTTATTTGCGGGAGCGAGGCACACCGGCGCAACCGCGCGATCTCCTCAAGCACGATTGCATCTATCTCGGCGAAACTGCGGACGACAACCGCTGGCGCTTCCGCCGTGGCATGGAGACGCAAACGGTGGATGTGAAAGGGCGTTACATCGCCAATCATGCCGGCGCGCGGCTTGAAGCCGCGCAGCAGGATTTCGGCATCGCGAACCTGCCCGAATTTGCCGCCGCCGATGCATTGCTAAGCGGAGAACTCGTGCGGGTGCTACCCGACTGGAATCTCGAAGCGCGCGCTTACGTGGGGTCGATGTGGCTGTTGTATCCGCCGAACCGTTTTTTGCCGCCGAAGGTGAGAGTACTGATCGATTACCTCAACGAGCATATTGACAAAGCGGCTTAA